The DNA region ATGCCATTGGGCTGTGCTGTAGAACTTCACGACACCAACGAACGGTTTCTTTCTCTAAGTCTTCTAGTGGTACAACCGTGTTTACTAGACCCATGTCTACCGCTTCTTGAGCGTTGTAGAAACGACATAGGAACCAGATTTCGCGAGCTTTCTTCTGACCTACGATACGAGCCATGTAAGACGCGCCCCAACCGCCATCAAAAGAGCCCACCTTAGGACCAGTTTGACCAAATTGTGCATTCTCCGCCGCAATCGTCAGGTCACACATCATGTGCAACACGTGACCACCACCGACAGCCCAACCTGCGACCGATGCGATCACTGGTTTTGGACAAGTACGAATATCGCGTTGGAAGTCTAATACGTTTAGGTGGTGCGTACCTTGGTCGTCTTTGTAGCCGCCGTAGTCGCCACGGATCTTCTGGTCACCGCCAGAACAGAACGCATCTTCACCTAGACCTGTCAGGATGATCACACCAACAGTCGAGTCATAACGCGCATCTGCCAGTGCATCAATCATCTCTTTTACAGTTTGAGGACGGAAAGCATTACGTACCTGTGGACGTGCAATGGTAATTTTCGCGATACCATCAACAGACTTGTGATAGTGGATATCCTCGTATTTCTCGCTGCAATCTTTCCATTGAACCGGAGCGTAAAGTTCTTCTTCAGAAATGCCTACTGTTTTAGCCATGGTGATTCCCATTGTTCTCGTTGCTCTCACTGAAAGTGAGAATGAATTATTTGATTAATCTGTATCGCAAACTTCTGGGGTTGCTCTTGATGAGCGTTATGCCCTGCTCCCTCAATTTGTCGATATGCCAACCCGCTCATTTCTGCCAGTTGACTGAATTTTTTGTCTTTAGCACCGCACACGTAATACAGCGGAACCGCTTGTTGTTGCAGTGCTGGTAGCAAATAACCTTGCTTAGCCAAAGAAGTCGCAAGCAACATATCTGCGACTGACGAGCCAAGATTAGCACTTCGTTTTGTCACCAAGGTTTGTCTTTGCTCATGGTTTAGTGAAGAAAAGACCAACTGTTGGTACCAATCGTTCAAAACACAAGCAAGAGGCTCAATTTTGAAACGCTTTGCCCAGCGAGTGTCATTCTTTAATCTGGCCTGCTTATCTGACTCGTTTTGTAGACCGAAGCTTCCTCCTTCAACAATGGCACCACAAATATTGAGATCTGAAAAACACTGGTGCGCAAGGCCATGCATAGCAATGCGTCCACCCATTGAGTAACCAATCAAAATAAGCGGTTGTTGTGAAGGAAATAGTAAAGATAGTGTGGAATTGAGCAATTTGCAGCAATCATCTAGATCACTGCAAAAAATAGATTGGCTTTGACCATGACCAGGAAGGTCAATCGTCACACGTTCGAATTGAGGTAACGCGTTTGAGCATAGATGCCAATCCGCTCCGCTACCTAACAAGCCATGCAAAAACACCAGAGTAGGCAAAGTGCTACCTTGGTGCTTTTCCGTTGCTGGAAAGTGCTCAGAATAGAGCATGCAAATTCTTATTGAACGATTTTAAATGCTCAACAGCTTGGTTAGACGGCGTTTGCACTTCAATCACCAATGCGCCTTGCCCTGAAGCAAAATGCTCAGAAACCATAGATTGGTATTCTGCTAATGAGCTTGGTTGACGATACTCTAAACCAAACTGCTTCGCGGCGTGCTCAAAGTCGTAACCATGAGGCATTTGGTAGAACGACTCACGATGTTCCTGCGGCACCGGCAGCAAATCAAAAATCGCGCCGCCATCATTGTTCGTAATCACCAACACGGACGGTAACTTACTGTGCGTAAACAACGCCAGTGAGTTCAACCCATACAATGCCGACGTATCGCCAATGAACATCAACATAGGATTGTTGCGTGCACGTTGAACACCACTTGCGGTAGCAAACAAGCCATCAATGCCTGAAGCACCACGGTTGGTAAACACTTCAGTATTGTCGAGCTTACCAAACATATCAATTAAGCGAACAAACAAGCTGTTACCCACAAACAGGTCAACACCTTTTGCGCGTTCTGCAACGTCAATGGCTAATGCAATCTCGCTTAGCTCACTCTTAGGATCAGAAACGAACAAACCTTTTGCATGCTGAGTCACTTGCTTAATGTCAGTCGCAAGGTCGTCTGCCCAACCAGTATATTCCGATTCAAACTCTGTGGTACGTTCTACCCAAGAGCTCGGTTGTTCAGCCCAATGCCATTGTGGCAAGTGGCTTTGATTATCACGGTCTAAACGTGGAGAAACATACCAGTATTGAATATCTCTACCATGTTGGCTACGCGAAACATGTTTATCGAGCCAATGGTTAAAACGCTTGGAGATGATTCGGCTACCAAATTGAACCACTAAATCACAGCTATCTAACTGGCTCGCCAATCTTGGATGCTGCAACCACATATCAAAATGGGCCCAATCCGAACTCACACCACTTTGAGGGTCAGCCAAAACAGGCCACCCCATTTGCTCAGCAAACGAACGTGCAGCCTGTGCTTGTGCTAAAGGCAAACTCCCAATGACCACGATACCTTTGTTGTCACCACAACTTGGAATCGCACTATTCGTTTTCGGGTTGAATCGTTGACAATAAGTCACGCGACTTTCTTTCCAACCAGCAACCGTATCGAGGTAATCTTGGTGAGTACTTTTTTCTACGTTTGAGTATAACGGCTCAGGGAAGGCACAGTTGATGTGTACCGCACTGCCTTTTAGCCGCTGCGTGAACATCACTTCGTCCACAGAGGTCAAAAGCCAGTTGAGTGGCGTAGACAATGTCGGGCTTGGCAAATTCAGACTGTCAGAAACATGCTGTGAGAAAATACCAAGTTGATTGATGGCTTGATTTGCACCACACCCTACCAACTCGACTGGTCTATCGGCAGTCAATACCACCAGCTTTTCACCAGTGAGTTTTGCCTCTGCAATAGCGGGCAACAGATTGGCGACGGCAGTACCAGAGGTCACGATCAATGCCACAGGCTCTCTACTGGCTTTTGCTAGTCCTAACGCCATAAAGCCCAAACCACGCTCATCAAAGTGCGTGTGAATGGTAAAATTTGGATTATCCGCCGCCTCCACCGTTAAAGGGGTGGAGCGAGAACCTGGTGCAATACAGATATGATTTACACCAAAGCGGTTTAATTCTGTCAGGATGGTTTCAGACCAAATTCGATTTAAAACAGCTTGATCAGCATTCATGATGCAACCCCAAGCGGTGGGTGGTCTGAAATAAGAGAAAGTAACGTTGACATTTTTTTATCTAACTCGGCCCATTCATGCTCTGCAATGGAACCTGGAACAATACCCGCGCCAGCAAACAGTTGAACTTGTTCTTCAAGGATCAACGCACTTCTGATTGCGACACAAAACTCTGCACGCTCATGGCTGATATAACCCATGGAGCCTGCATACCAGCCGCGTGCAAACGGCTCATTATCTAAAATAAACTGCATCGACTCTTTACGGGGCAACCCAGCAACAGCGGCTGTCGGCTGTAAAGCAGAGAGTAACTGAACACCATTAATGCCCGTTTTAAGATCCGCATGGATATTACGCTTTAAATGCTGCACTTTTCTCAGGCGAACCAAACGAGGATCAGTTTCAACTTCAACGCTTTCTGAGTGGGGTGAAAGACGTTCAATAATGTCGTCCACCACATACTGGTTCTCATTGAGGTTCTTAGAATCTTGAGATAGCCAGTTCGCCAATTCCATATCTTGAGTCGCATTCTCGCCACGGCCTATCGTACCGGCTAATGCTTCTGTATGTAGTTCGTGTCCGATACGCGAATACAAACGCTCTGGTGTGGATCCCATAAAGCTGTGTTTACTGTCTAAGCTCAACAGAAAATGAAAACTATGATGGTTGTAGAGGTAGCTCGCTTTCAATAGCTGCGCAGCAGAAAGTGTCGAATCTAAATGAACAGTCGATTTGCGAGCCAACACCACTTTTTTAAACTCGTCATTGTCGATACCAGTGAGCACCTTCTCTACCAAATCATTCCATTGTGGCTCCGTCGGAGCGTGATCAATCGAACGGATATGAGAAGAGATTGGCGCTAAGCTAGGCACATCAGAGACCAGCTTTTTCAAGCCTGCTAATGTACGAGTTTTATCTTCTGCGATATTCACCGCAAGTGACCATTGCTGGTCAAACCGAATCAACTCAATTTGCGGAAGAAAAAAGAAGGATGGCATACAGCGACGATTTTTCTCGTGCTGACCATCAAATGAACGACCGCCCCATACGCGTTGGCCTTCACCAAGGATCGTATAGGCAGGTCCAGGCTCGACAAAGGAGTGGAGTTGGCCTAGAGCAACAACTTCTTCACGAGTATCACGGGACTGCCAGTAAAACTTGGGAAAAAGTGGTTGTGCTTCAAGCCAGTCTATAAACGCGAAATTGGGTTTCTCGCTGAGTGGCTCGATTAAACGTGTTTGATTGCCTTCCGTTTGCTGAACTCGCTCGATAATTCTATTTACGGCTTGATGGAACTGTGACAAATCAACCTCGAAACGTGTGAGGATAAAGGATAACTGACGGCTACTCTAAGTTTAGACCCAAAGCAAATCAAGGTCGTATACGATCTTTTGCAAATTCCTGTGATACCAACAGAACAAAACTTAATCACCAAACGGATAATTTACAGATTTTTATTCTAATAAAAAACAAATTATTGTATTTTAATAAAGAAATTAACGATTTTTTAGGAATTAAACAATGCAAAATATCGGGATGTCGTCAAAACTCGACAATGTCTGCTACGACATTAGGGGTCCTGTACTCAAACATGCTAAACGCATGGAGGAAGAGGGGCATAAAATCCTAAAGCTAAACATTGGTAACCCCGCCCCATTTGGTTTTGACGCCCCTGATGAGATTCTAGTAGATGTCATTCGCAATCTGCCAACTTCTCAAGGCTATTGTGATTCCAAAGGCATTTATTCGGCGCGTAAAGCTGTCGTGCAGCACTATCAGCGCAAAGGCATCCGATCGTTAGATGTTGAAGATGTATACGTTGGTAACGGTGTATCAGAGCTGATCGTGATGGCGATGCAAGCGTTACTGAACAATGGCGACGAAATGCTGATCCCTGCGCCAGACTACCCGCTTTGGACGGCATCTGTTGCTTTGTCTGGCGGTAAACCTGTGCATTATATCTGTGATGAAGGGGCAGACTGGTACCCAGATCTTGAAGACATCAAAAAGAAAATCACGCCAAAAACCCGTGGTATTGTTCTTATCAACCCGAACAACCCAACAGGTGCGGTATACAGTCGTGATTTCCTACTAGAAGTTATCGAGATTGCGCGCCAACACAACCTGATCATCTTCGCTGATGAAATCTACGATAAAGTCCTTTACGACGGCGCGACACACACCTCGGTTGCAACGCTAACAGAAGATGTGTTGGTGATGACGTTCAACGGCCTTTCAAAAGCGTATCGCGTTTGTGGTTTCCGTGGCGGTTGGATGTTCCTAACGGGTCCTAAACATCTAGCACAAGGTTACATCAATGGCTTAGAACTGCTCTCTTCGATGCGTTTATGTGCCAACGTACCAATGCAACATGCGATTCAAACCGCATTGGGTGGCTACCAGAGTATTAATGAGCTGATCTTGCCGGGTGGTCGTTTGCTTGAGCAACGTAACCGAGCTTACGAACTGATCAACCAGATCCCTGGTGTTTCGTGTGTGAAGCCGAAAGGTGCGATGTATCTGTTCCCGAAAATCGACACCAAAATGTACAACATTAAGAATGACCAACAAATGGTGCTCGACTTCTTGAAACAAGAAAAAGTACTTCTGGTACAAGGTTCTGGCTTTAACTGGCCGAAACCGGATCACTTCCGTATTGTTACACTGCCGCACGTAGAAGATCTCGAAACCGCGATTGGCCGCTTTGAGCGTTTCCTATCAACGTATAGCCAGTAGTAATTACTGCTGATCTCTCATATGCTTAGAGGAGCTCCCAGTGAGCTCCTTTTTCGTATCAAATACCAATGTCACTTACGAACGGTTTGTGGGATCGGTACATAGGAGAGTGCAATGAAAGAAAGCCATTTTTTCGCCCACTTGGCCCGAATGAAACTCATCCAACGCTGGCCACTGATGCGCTCGGTCTCGCCAGAAAATGTCTCTGAACACAGCTTACAAGTTGCCTTCGTAGCGCATGCCCTAGCATTAATTAAAAACAAAAAATTCGGCGGCACACTAAACCCTGAACGTATCGCTATACTCGCCATGTACCATGATTCGAGTGAAGTACTCACTGGTGATCTACCGACCCCCGTCAAGTACTACAACCCTGAAATTTCTAAAGAATATAAGAAGATTGAAGCAGCGGCAGAACAAAAGCTGCTCTCGATGTTACCTGAAGAGTTTCAAGATGATTTCGCCCCCTACTTGCTTTCGCATTCCGCTCATGAAGAGGACGCTAAAATCGTTAAGCAAGCAGATTCTATCTGTGCGTACCTTAAATGCTTGGAAGAACTCAGTGCAGGTAATCACGAATTTGCCTTGGCAAAGAAACGCTTAGATATCACATTGCAAGAACGCAAAACACCGGAAATGGAATACTTCCTTCATACCTTTGCCCCAAGTTTTGAATTATCGCTGGATGAAATTAGCTAGTTGATGGAGAGAAATGTGTCATTTGAATTAAACGCTTTATGGCAAGAACGCCATGATGATGAACATAAAATCCGCCGCGATGACCATCGTAGCCCGTATCAACGTGATCGTGCACGCATTCTGCACTCTGCAGCATTTCGACGCTTACAAGCGAAGACCCAAGTGCATGGCAACAGCTTGGAAGATTTTCACCGAACTCGACTCACCCACTCTCTAGAAGCAGCGCAGCTTGGTACAGGTATTGTTGCCCAACTAAAAAAGAAGCAACCTGAATTTCGAGATCTACTGCCATCTGACAGCTTGATCGATTCATTGTGTCTCGCACACGACATTGGTCATCCCCCTTATGGGCATGGTGGTGAAGTCGCCTTAAACTACATGATGCGTGATCACGGCGGCTTTGAAGGCAATGCTCAAACCTTCCGTATCGTCACCAAGCTTGAACCTTATACCGAGCACTTCGGCATGAACCTATCACGTCGCGCTTTACTCGGTTTAATAAAGTACCCAGCTCTGCTTAGTCAAACGCGCTCCACACGCCTACCGGCCCCGGTTGAGCATCAACGCAAACTCAAAGCCAAAGATTGGAGCCCTGCCAAAGGCATTTATGATTGCGATAAGGATTTATTCGATTGGGTCATTGCGCCACTGACCGAAAACGACAAAGCTCTATTAAGCCAAATGCGTTGCCGCCCTGAATCAGACTTGGAGCACTGTAAAACTCGGTTTAAGTCTTTGGACTGCTCAATCATGGAGCTAGCGGACGACATCGCCTATGGCGTACATGATTTAGAAGATGCCATTGTGCTTGGTATGGTAACTCGACAGCAGTGGCAAGAAGGAGCAGCAAGCCAGCTTGCAGATTGCGGAGACCCTTGGTTTGAAGAACACATCGGTTCCATCGGTCAAATGTTGTTTAGTGGTAAACATCATCGACGTAAAGACGCGATTGGTGGCATGGTTAACGCCCTATTGACGAGTATCTCAATCAAAGTAGTTGATGAGCCATTCAATAACCACTTACTGGCTTGGAACGCCTGTTTTGAACCTCATATGGCAAAAGCACTAGAAGTATTGAAACACTTCGTGAGCCAATATGTGATTCAAATTCATCAAGTACAGATTGTTGAATACAAAGGCCAGCAAATCATCATGGATTTATTTGAAGCGCTCAGTGCAGATCCTGAACGCTTGCTACCCAAACACACTCAAGAACTTTGGAAAGAAGCAATGGATGAGAGTGAAAAAATGCGCGTCATTGCAGATTACATCTCAGCGATGACCGACGGCCATGCACAGAAGCTGCACCGTCAGTTGTTTTCTTCAATTGTCTTATAGAGAATGCTCTATAGATTCGCTACTCACCTTTCAGATAGTTCTTCTCAAATACGCCCGGAGGCATCTGGGCGATTTGAAATTCAATCATCTTCTCAAAAGCAATCAACAAAGGAGTAAGATCCTTGCTAGGTTGAAGTAACGAGAGCGCATGAAACCCCGCTTCTACCGTCGACAAGCTGTTATCAGAAGGCGCTTTACGAATCGTATAATGACCTTGTAAGTCTTCCGGTAGTTTAACCGTCGGGATAGCATGAAGGTTTGTCGACAGTTGCCACATCTTGTAGGCTTTCTTCCAAGTACCGTCGAGTAAGATTAAACGTGTTTTCTTATCGGGCACTTCTGCAACCGTCGCCAATTCAGAAAGGCACAACGATTGCTCTGAAGGGTAAAGAATGAAATGTTGGTAGGTTTCATCTTCAAGCAACGCATTCAAGGCCGCACTGTCAGAAAAGTCTTCTCCAATCAGGCAAGTACATTGATTTAGGCTCAAATTGAGAATCCGTGCCGTACCAAGAGGACGATGTTCTTCACTCGTATGCTGAAGAATGATAAGTTCAACCTCGCTTGCTAGCGGTACAATCCATTGGCAAATACAGGCTTTGCGCGATTTTCCACACTGAGAACAATAACGAGACATAGAGTGAACCTTTATACATTGCTGAGCATCATCAGCGTTATCTGTTTAATTCTTCAATTCGAACCCATGGCAAGCCTGACTGAATGGCATGCTTACAATATACGCCATGGCGAATGGTGGCGAATCGTAACAGGAAATCTCACGCATACCAACTTTGCTCATCTCGGCATGAATCTCGCTGGATTATGGGTTATTGGTTTTATCTTTCGACCGACAGCACGTAACTTCACCATCGTATTTTTGATTCTTTGTTCATTTGTCGGTGCGATGAATCTTTTTACCAATATGTCAGTTTATGTCGGGTTGTCAGGTGTATTGCATGGACTCTTTGGTTTCTGGGCGCTCAGTGAGGTTTTCGACGGCAGAAGAAGCAGTTTGGTGTTGGTAGGTGGCTTAATTGCAAAAGTCGCATGGGAGCAATTCTACGGCCCCTCCACTAGTACTGCAGCTATGATTGGCGCACGTGTTGCGGTTGACGCTCATTTGTTTGGTGCAATTGGTGGTTTAGGCATGGCTTGGTTGGAAAAGTTAATGCATCGCCGGATCTTTGGTTAAACCAGATAAGCGATCTTTGGCCTTCCTCAAATGTAAATCTGACCAAATAAAAAATCCCGAACCGGTAAAGAGGATTGGTTCGGGAAAGCAGTAATAGGAAACAGAAACTTCGCTTTTCAATGGCCAAAATGTATTTACAGCAAAATTCGCTCTTGGTTTTTCTTCACCGTTGCTTCCCCAATGCCTTTCACTTTGCTTAGGTCCGCTGCCGTTTTGAATGGACCGTGTTCTTCACGATACTCTACTATCTGTTCGGCTTTCTTCTCGCCAATACCATTAAGTAATGTCGCGATCTCTTCCGCTGAAGCGGTATTCACATTAACAGTAATCTCAATACCTTCGTATTTCGACGATTTCGACTTTGTTGTCTCACCGCCGGCCGCCCATCCCACTGGTGCCAATAGCATTAAGCACAGCGTTAACATCCATTTCATATTGAGTGCTCCTCCTGAGTTATCTTGTCAAAGTACTGACTACTCTAGATAAACCGAGCACGGCATTGAAGTGACTTCAGATAAAAATAAAACGGGCCGCTAATGCGACCCGTTTTAGTTAACATGCAAATTACATTCGTAGTGCTTAGTTGCTCACAACAAAGTACTCAATGTCAGTGTTTGCGCGTAGTACTGCGATAACAGAAGTAAGATCTTGTTGTGAAGAAGCACGTTGCATCTGCATTGCTACTTGCTCTTCTAAAGAAGCATCTAGTTCAGCTTTCACAGCATCAAGCTCGATAACCACGATGTTACCAGCAAGGTCTTTTGACTGGCCGTATACAGGCTTGTCATCAACTGGTTTCGCCATAGCAAATACTGTGCTCGCCAGTGGAGAACGACGGTCTACGGTTTCTTGCTCACCAAACGTTAGATTGTTTTCAGCAAGGATAGCCGTGTTGCCTTCTTTAAGCGCCGCAACCACTTTCGTACCTAGCTCGATGGCACCCTGTTCGCCTTTTACGCGAGACAATTCAGCAACAACTTGGTCTTTCACTTCTGCAAGAGGAAGTACGGTCTCGTCACGAGCATCTTCAACGCGAACAACAATGATGTGCTCAGGTGCGACTTCGATTGCTTCAGAGTTTAGACCATCTTCTTTCACTTCTGGGCTTAGAATCGCTTGCATTACTGCTTGATTCTTAAGCACTTCAGGCGCGTCAACTTGAGAAATGAAGTCTGTCGTTTTCACTTCTTGGCCAACCGCTTTAGAAGCGTCGTCTAGAGAGTCAGGGAATTCAAACGCCACTTTCTCTAGCTCGTTTTGTAGCTCGTAGAATTGATCAACTGCTTTTTGGTCAACCATCTCTTGTTTGATTTCAGCTGCGACTTCAGAGAAAGGCTTAGCAACAGAGTCTTTAAGCTCTTCAAGCTTGATGATGTGGTAGCCAAAGTCAGACTTCACTAGACCAGTCACGTCACCAGGGTTCTTAAGTGCGAACGCCGCTTCTTCGAATGCAGGGTCCATTACATCGCGCTCAATCCAACCTAGGTCGCCGCCGTTTTCAGCACTGCCAAAGTCATCAGATTTTTCTTCTGCTAGCTTAGCGAAATCTGCACCACCGTTAAGTTCATCAAGAATGGCTTGTGCTTTCGCTTCATCATCACCTTCAACTAGGATATGTGCGACGCGACGTTGCTCTTCTGAAGAGTATTTATCTAGGTGATCATCGTAGTATTTCTTAACTTCTTCGTCAGAAACTTGGATTTGCTTTTTCAGTGCTTCAGCTGATAGTTCAATGTAAGCGACTTTTACTTGCTCTGGGCGAGTAAACATATCTGGATTTGCTTTGTAGTACTCTTGAATTTCTTCATCAGTAAGATCTACTTTTTTAGCAAACTCAGCTAAGTCGATAGTCACAGTACGAACGTCACGAGTTTGTGTGAACAGCTTACCTTCTGACTGAACTTCACCTGGTAGAGTGAACTCACTGGTTTGTAGAGCGTTAAGCAGTTGCTCACGAACCAATTCACGACGCATGTACTCTGCAAATGAATCTGGAGAGAAACCAGCACGGCGCAAAGAAGCTTGGTAGATGTCTTGGTCAAATTGGCCGTTAGACTGGAACTGAGGCATGTCTAGAATCATGCTACGTACTTGAGCATCGCTGATGCGTAGACCTAGTGCTTCAGCTTGTTGATCAAGCAACACATCGTTGATCATACGATCTAGAACTGATTTGCGGAAAGATTCAACGTATGCAGGGTCTGCTAGCAACTGAGAGAAGTTGTCACCCAATTGAGCTTGCATGCGGTTACGCTCATTTTGGTAAGCCATTTCGAACTCACCACGAGCGATCTCGGTATTACCTACTTTCGCCGCAGAGTTGTTGTTGCCACCAACAATGTAGCTACCTACACCTGCAAATACGAAAGATAGAATGATAAGTCCAAGGATAATTTTGACCGCGATGCTATTCACGCCTTCGCGTAGTCGATCCATCATAATTTAACTGCTCTCCACAATTGAAGCCGACTGCTTCTAATAGAAAATGTAATGTCGCGATAATATCAGAAAAAGAAATGCGCATCAGTAGGATGCGCATAATTTAAGAAAGTTCGGCTCTTAGTTTGTAAATTTTTGTACAAATCTGACTGTTTGAACAAAAACTATGCAATGGCCGTTCGCCGAACCAGCTCTGCGTCATCGACGCAAAGAATTAGTTACAAGCGTCTTTTAGAGCTTTGCCAGCTTTGAAAGAAGGTACTTTAGCTTCTGCGATTTGGATTTCTTCACCAGTTTTTGGGTTACGGCCTGTGCGTGCTGCACGAGTGCGAACGCTGAAAGTACCGAAGCCAACAAGCGCAACTTGGTCACCAGACTGAAGCGTACCACTTACTGCTTCGATGAATGCATCTAGAGCGCGACCAGCTGATGCTTTAGAGATGTCTGCGTTTTCTGCGATTTGTTCTACTAGTTGAGTTTTATTCACTGTGATTTCCCCTTTGTGTCATCTGTGATTATTTTTGTGATGACGTTTCGTTCCATAATTAAAAAATATGCCCCACCCCTTATCCTTCAAGGGCTGGAAGCTATCGAACTTAACTTAGCTTCCAAAAAAAACGCTGACAAGCCTTTTTGAGCCTATCAGCGTAAAGTTTTACTTATTTTTGCTGCACATCACTATTTTTGAGACGGAAACTCAACGCCTGTCGGGTCTTGCTCTAGTGCAACTTTAAGAACTTCGTCGATCCACTGTACAGGGATAACCTTCAGATCAGCGATAACATTTTCTGGAATCTCTTCCAAATCACGCTCATTGTCCTTCGGAATCAGTACCGTTTTGATGCCACCGCGGTGTGCCGCAAGTAACTTCTCTTTTAGGCCACCGATAGGTAAAACTTCACCGCGAAGCGTAATTTCACCCGTCATACCCACTTCTGCTTTTACAGGATT from Vibrio hyugaensis includes:
- a CDS encoding HU family DNA-binding protein; protein product: MNKTQLVEQIAENADISKASAGRALDAFIEAVSGTLQSGDQVALVGFGTFSVRTRAARTGRNPKTGEEIQIAEAKVPSFKAGKALKDACN
- the ppiD gene encoding peptidylprolyl isomerase, coding for MMDRLREGVNSIAVKIILGLIILSFVFAGVGSYIVGGNNNSAAKVGNTEIARGEFEMAYQNERNRMQAQLGDNFSQLLADPAYVESFRKSVLDRMINDVLLDQQAEALGLRISDAQVRSMILDMPQFQSNGQFDQDIYQASLRRAGFSPDSFAEYMRRELVREQLLNALQTSEFTLPGEVQSEGKLFTQTRDVRTVTIDLAEFAKKVDLTDEEIQEYYKANPDMFTRPEQVKVAYIELSAEALKKQIQVSDEEVKKYYDDHLDKYSSEEQRRVAHILVEGDDEAKAQAILDELNGGADFAKLAEEKSDDFGSAENGGDLGWIERDVMDPAFEEAAFALKNPGDVTGLVKSDFGYHIIKLEELKDSVAKPFSEVAAEIKQEMVDQKAVDQFYELQNELEKVAFEFPDSLDDASKAVGQEVKTTDFISQVDAPEVLKNQAVMQAILSPEVKEDGLNSEAIEVAPEHIIVVRVEDARDETVLPLAEVKDQVVAELSRVKGEQGAIELGTKVVAALKEGNTAILAENNLTFGEQETVDRRSPLASTVFAMAKPVDDKPVYGQSKDLAGNIVVIELDAVKAELDASLEEQVAMQMQRASSQQDLTSVIAVLRANTDIEYFVVSN
- the rrtA gene encoding rhombosortase, with product MNLYTLLSIISVICLILQFEPMASLTEWHAYNIRHGEWWRIVTGNLTHTNFAHLGMNLAGLWVIGFIFRPTARNFTIVFLILCSFVGAMNLFTNMSVYVGLSGVLHGLFGFWALSEVFDGRRSSLVLVGGLIAKVAWEQFYGPSTSTAAMIGARVAVDAHLFGAIGGLGMAWLEKLMHRRIFG
- a CDS encoding ComEA family DNA-binding protein yields the protein MKWMLTLCLMLLAPVGWAAGGETTKSKSSKYEGIEITVNVNTASAEEIATLLNGIGEKKAEQIVEYREEHGPFKTAADLSKVKGIGEATVKKNQERILL